The genomic segment tctttttacttataattttcaTGTATCTAATTATGGCTTATATAACAAATTTGTTATCCAGTCATCTGCCAATGTacccttaggttgtttccatgtcttggctattgtatgCAGTGCTAGTATGCAAATGGAGGAGCAAATATCTTCTAGAGTTattgttccattttctttggacaaattcccagaagtgaaattactaCATCATATAgtaggaatatttttttattttttcaagatccTATatagttttccacagtggctataccagtttacaaGCTCACCAACAATAAACAAAGGTCACTTTTCTTCACACCCATACTAATATATTTtatcctttgtcttttttgtaATGATTATTTCAACAATAATGAGATCTCttattggggttttgatttgtgtgtCTCTATACTGAGGTTGAGCTTCTTTTCTTGTACCTGTTGGCCTTTTGTATatctttgttggaaaaaaaatctattccggTCCTTTTATCACCTTTTAGTTaagtgcatgtgcatgtgtgtgtgtgtgtgtgtgtgcgtgtgtgtgggtgtgtgtgtgtgtgttgggttgtatgagttctttatatattctggatatttaccccttatcagatataagatttgcaaatattttctcccattccataggttgccttttccttttgtgatttattttactgtgcaaaagcatttTGGTTTGGTGTGtgctcacttatttattttttatgtctcttGTGCTTTatgtgttatatttaaaaaacaaaaactatgtcaaggaattttttttctatttttttttccttttaggtgttttatggtttcagatcttacattgaattttttaatccaatttgagttaacttttgtcaGTGATAAAAGATAGGAGTCTATAGTTTCATACTATTACCTGAAAATATCCAATCTTCCCAGCatgatttgttgaagaaactgttaCTTGCGTGTTAGTTTTTGGGCTCCCTCATCAAATATTAGTTTActatatatgcatgggtttatatTAGTTTActatatatgcatgggtttattttctgggttctctattacATTCCTTTGATGTACTTACCTGTTTTTGCATTAGTATAatactgctttttgtttttttttaatattttatttatttatttgacagacagagaacacaagtagacagaggcaggcagatagagaggaagggaagcaggccccccgctgagcagagagcctggtatgggacttgatcccaggaccctgagatcatgacctgagccaaaggcaggtgcttaacccactgagccacccaggtgccctataatactgttttgattactgtggctttatagTATAGCTTCAAATCAGGAAGTATAATGTCTCTTGCTCTAttcttcttcaaaattgtttGGGCAATTCAGAGTCATTCgtgtttccaaataaattttaaaattgatttttctggggtgcctgggtggctcaatgggttaagctactgccttcagctcaggtcatgatctcagggtcctgggatcgagtcctgcatctggctttctgctcagcagggagcctgtcccctgcccccacctgcctctctgcctacttgtgatctctgcctgtcaaataaataaataaataaacaaataaataattgatttcTCTACTTCTGTAAAAATGCCATTGAATTCTTGCAGGACTACATTGAATCTATACTTGGCTTTTTGGTAGTATTGACATTATAAGAATATTAGTTCTTCTAATTCACAAACACAAggtacctttccatttatttgtttcttacacTCTTATCAGTGTGTAATAATTTTTGGAGTAGaagtttttcactttctttgtttttttcttaagtattttattgttttggtgaTATTGTAAATAGAATCAGTCTTTTTCCAGATAATTTATcactagtgtatagaaatattaCTGGTTTCTGTTGGTTAACTTTGTaccctgaaactttactgaatatattagttttttggtggagtttttgtgattttctttatataaagtcatgtcatctgcaaataggaacattttacttcttcctttacaattcttatggcttttgtttccttttctttcctgatcAATCTGGCTAGAATTTTCAATACTTTGTTGAATAAGTGCAATGAGATAGTatccttttttcttattgttgatcttagagaaaaagctctcaacTCAGCCTTTCAAAATTGagtatggtgttagctgtgggcttgtcatagaTAACCTTTATTATGGCAAGCCACATTCCCTGTATACCTAATTTGTCAAAAGtattcattatatgtatatgcaatatatgtatatgcaataAAGGGTTtacatccaaaatatacaaaaaacttataaaagtcagcaccaaaaaccaaaacatcaaatcaaaacaacaacaaaacaacagaatCTGATATCTATTCATCAATTGTCCATtcatgggcagaaaacatgaatagatttttttttccagtgaagacatgcaaatggccaataaacacatgaaaagatgctcaacacccctaatcatcaaggaaatgcaaattataatcataatgagatatgacatcacacctatcagaatgagtaaaatcagaaacacaagaaatagcaagttttgatgaggatgtggagaaaaaggaaccgtCATAAAGTACGGtcagaatgcaaattggtacaaccaaaagcaagacagagagagtttcctcaaaaagtaaaaaatagagcttccctacaatccagtaattctgccactgagtatttacccaaagaaaagaaaaacactaattcaaagagatatgtgcacccctatttttattgcAGCATTCTTTAGattagccaagatacagaagaaaCCCAGTGTTggttgataaatgaatggataataaagatgtgatatatatacaatggaatattatgcaaatGTGAAAAAGGATGAGATAGCATCATTTGTGACAACACTGATGGACCTAGAGTGTACCatgctaagtgtaataagtcagactgagaaatacaactaccatatgatttcactcacatcatccaatatgtggaatctaaagaagaaaaaggaataaataaatgaaaacatggaaTCAGACCTATAAGTTGCTAGAAGGGAGGAGTGTAAGGggatgggaaaaatgggtgacACGGAGTGGAAGACACAGGCTTTccattatggaatgaataagtcatggacataaaagacacagcatagggaatatggtcaatgATATTGTAGTAGTGATatatggggacagatggtggttacacttgtgatgagcacagcataatgtatcaACTTGTTGACtgactatgttgtacatctgaaactaatgtaacattgtcaactattctcagaatttaaaaaaaaaagaggttttcaTCATTAACAgatactgaattttgtcaaatacttatTCCATTGGTAATGAAATGATCAtataagttttccttttattgtattaatatgttgtatcacattgattgatttgcacaTATTAAACCACCATTGGATCCCAGGGATAAACTCTGCTTGATTATGGGACATGATCCTTTTAATTTGCTGCTGAATTCAATGTGCTAtcattttgctgagaatttttgcatctatattcaacATGGTATTGGTCTGTCATTCTCTTTTCtggtggtgtctttatctggagTTTGTATTATGGTAATGCTGCCTTGGATAAATGCCTTGGAGTGCtccttcctctgatttttttgggaaaagtttgaggtttttttgtcatttattttataaatgtttggtaaaatttatcAGTGAAGACATCTAGTTCTAGGCTTTTCTTTTATGGGAGATTTTTTAATTACGGATTCACTCTCTATAATAGCAattaattggtctattcaggttttctatgtcttcctgattcagttttggcagtttgcatgtttctagatttttttccattttatctagCTGTCCAGTTTGCTGGCATAAGTTACTCATAGTGCTAACAGTTAGTTTTAAATATAACCTACCACAATCTCATGTTCTAAAAGTTTGCTAGAACAGGCCAGGTTCGAAGAAATTAACGTGAAAATGTCCAAAAAGGGATAGAGATAAAAGTCAGTAAAAGCttagagaaaatattaatgaagaaagggcaattttctaaaataaaaaatcacttttctctACCTCTTGTAGATGGTATTCTAATTGATGGGTTGCTGCTTGCAGTTCCAGGTGGGCTCTGTATAGAAATGCCAGTGGCACCATCCCAGATGACTTCATCCTCTTGGGATTCTCAGATAACTCCAGGCTAGGAATGACCCTATTTGTAGTTGTGTCTGTCTTTTACACAGTAACCCTCATGGGCAACACCACCATCATACTCCTGTCTCACCTAGACCCTCACCtgcacacccccatgtacttcttcctcgcCCACCTCTCCATCCTGGACCTCTGCTTTACCACCAGCTGCATCCCCCAGATACTGGTCAATTTCTGGGGCTCAGACAAGACCATCAGCTACCTGGGATGTGAAGTCCAGCTTTACATCTTCTTGGGACTCGGAGCTGCACAGTGTGTCCTGCTGCTGGTCATGGCCTTTGATCGCTTATGTGGCAGTGTGTCGACCCCTGCACTATGCAGTAATCATGTGCCCAAGCCTGTGTCACAAGCTGGCATTCCTGGTCTGGGCAAGTGGAATTTTTGGCACCTTGGTACAGTCTCCTACCACCATGAAACTCCCCTTTTGCCACCACCACCAGGTTGATGACTTTGTCTGTGAGGTCCCTGCACTGATCCGTCTGGCCTGCGGAGACACACATGTCAATGAGCTCCAGATTTCAGTGATTGGTGCCATCTTCTTGATGGGGCCTCTTCTGCTTATCCTTGTCTCCTACGAGAACATCGCCCAGGCAGTACTGGCCATCCAGTCCCAGGAGGGCAGAACCAAGGCCTTCAGCACCAGCTCTTCCCACCTGGCCGTCGTCTTTCTCTTCTACTGCAGTGTCACTGCTGTCTACATCCGACCCCGGAGTCACTTATCCCGGAAGGGAGGCAAGTTCCTAACTCTTTTCTACACTGTGGTAACTCCCACTCTCAACCCTCTCATCTACACTTTGAGGAACAAGGACATAAAGGGAGCTTTCAAGAGGCTCTTATGGAAAGACAGAAGGGCCAGTGAAGAGTGAGGAAAGGGCTCAGACTCAGAGGGAGATCAGCTTCCTTTGCTCAA from the Mustela nigripes isolate SB6536 chromosome 12, MUSNIG.SB6536, whole genome shotgun sequence genome contains:
- the LOC132028081 gene encoding LOW QUALITY PROTEIN: olfactory receptor 2H2-like (The sequence of the model RefSeq protein was modified relative to this genomic sequence to represent the inferred CDS: deleted 1 base in 1 codon), with protein sequence MTLFVVVSVFYTVTLMGNTTIILLSHLDPHLHTPMYFFLAHLSILDLCFTTSCIPQILVNFWGSDKTISYLGCEVQLYIFLGLGAAQCVLLLVMAFDRYVAVCRPLHYAVIMCPSLCHKLAFLVWASGIFGTLVQSPTTMKLPFCHHHQVDDFVCEVPALIRLACGDTHVNELQISVIGAIFLMGPLLLILVSYENIAQAVLAIQSQEGRTKAFSTSSSHLAVVFLFYCSVTAVYIRPRSHLSRKGGKFLTLFYTVVTPTLNPLIYTLRNKDIKGAFKRLLWKDRRASEE